One window of Vespula pensylvanica isolate Volc-1 chromosome 15, ASM1446617v1, whole genome shotgun sequence genomic DNA carries:
- the LOC122634591 gene encoding YY1-associated factor 2, with the protein MNHSGSGKRQAKVLEENYWDCSVCTYRNTAEAFKCLMCDVRKGTSTRKPRINPQLVAQQVAQQQYVPLLKPGKKEGSSGSSTTSSGKEKDRKLDKPRRKSRHPPRLKNIDRSTAQTNEVTVNNVTVVITEYKPKVKKSSDQSGISSSASSENGSQHDSNQDSRSLDIGTDA; encoded by the exons ATGAACCATTCCGGAAGCGGAAAACGTCAGGCGAAGGTTctggaagaaaattattggGACTGCAGTGTCTGCACATATAGAAATACAGCGGAAGCATTTAAGTGCCTCATGTGTGACGTCCGCAAAGGAACTTCCACGCGGAAACCCCGCATTAATCCTCAATTAGTGGCACAACAG GTTGCACAACAGCAATATGTGCCACTTTTAAAGCCTggcaaaaaagaaggaagtagtggtagtagtacaACTAgcagtggaaaagaaaaagaccgCAAACTGGACAAACCAAGGCGCAAGAGTAGGCATCCACCTCgtcttaaaaatatagatcGTAGTACGGCTCAAACCAATGAAGTAACGGTAAATAATGTTACCGTTGTTATTACTGAATATAAAccaaaagttaaaaaaagttCGGATCAGTCTGGTATTTCCAGCAGTGCTTCTTCTGAAAATGGAAGTCAGCATGATTCCAATCAAGACTCTAGAAGTCTGGATATAGGAACTGATGCCTAG
- the LOC122634583 gene encoding WASH complex subunit 2-like isoform X2 produces MNVSDEMEKSWERSWTTEEMRNKRQEWSLAADAGLLKHLQQFSENLVSKANKTQQAIDSLTTQLSETAIIIDNVTNTSLALANTQFIESRVQEDDIEIEKKIEDLQKDSKEQELPTTDLIASISESIKQGLSIMDEKYKRMEVIDSDSEDEDDARFMSVILGPFQDPYQDRPLPYVIGSDIWNTSNKIGLESSSSESEQVDEEEDESESDKEEERIQESFNPKNEQNINTRLSSSLSESEKSNDVSYVNHGKLDSISQSTMSFASDSTTPIKDPPKVQVANETPNFAEELAKRLGSVRQAQKPPITNETREPSINKFKDDLFTPEDEGIEDFFNDKPNNLFDDNKEIFEDNVSTKLWEKQPVFQSNIIPPSMDVPPPISTISMKPKSAIDDLFADGDSEDSDDIFSSKQPVKRITKDTTSESKQAVNTENVQKKFLDVVIGKTGKTNWTTSTPESNVDVNNLFSEEEEDDNDLFATSKKQSSKPIEETQNPANSENNNKKKAVDDLSILGGILTSSVENTLSSRIPRRQSSDSSNSDTEDGSSNELIFADSSIARAENSGNWNSGNSSGISIQRHSISSTTIKTMSTDDVYTSTRLNSEELYRERFVSDSLFVANTLHRPEVNSTSLRTSNNQSNVEQTTEISTGLDDVFENKDLFGPPPLPKADSKTNKSKINSLFDESDSGDELFSTTSSGSRSQKSTDFLATTPQYPDKNRSSNRKGLFDEDIDIFGNKDSPDVDIFGNVSKPYKDNTVGSKRVLDIASDNFSVNKIHSTNVSRESNITKASVKSVTTKKRSLFDDEEDDNVDDLFGAKNTRVENKVESQAFATDSGNDLFSTKQPTKTIEVIDKKALSREEEAKVEDVKRQTSQTLSKKSSEGRADNFLATSRQEDKGQDNQRNDVLFEDDDYEDLFANDKKDKIEAEVESKVENIEESNRIVSKEESAQVDVKSSDNFDDNNSVDIENKKHPPTTLNIRTTTPSLAEDNSQVPRRAVSGKIKDLMGKMGDLKILSPTDTPPLWRKSEEKTDEEDEVIDRDSDDGGCISTQIRTLSTENEPARSTNGNSNAETAISFDVPAQVETLLTASKSRVRIQAKRRPQSRHARQSALRQSGLDFDTIDTAEKISQNENSDISKESSNSTSLSVVPPNADRLSLSSCNLLDNIPRNVELNPSIADDKSELGSISKESSISVNKNTLLSPSTDEEDLFDVPPDLPEDPQREDTLFGRAPILSPIQNVLPDREPTYGRPLRDTIIGGNDENGKIVRKDSMKSEVSKHNNSIADTDFGVENEKKIEVRSNEIERFTEVEKNRSEEINDSIETTNDVFEQEYPKGPIDPLRDNSYDPLKDPSQLFAFVTKTPSPDKSKDLLFSDDDSLFSSGFIKTREDESLRKHVSDLFADDASGDLFSVPLTKSVKKPLKDTKISFFDKDSDGQNDEDDNLFGSITKKVSIKNEQQKSIAVAKVSQKKINFFQDDDGNDNDDVNSLFAEQSVQAQKVESFKVSQQSGKLESISSVDDKPVKTSKSIDIFGDQSSTEDDIFASIKPISKKVIHTKSLFAGDSDDDDNEFFSKSSSLVESTSSESRPIVKKSITRDLKKTAEKIVEDPLSIFQDD; encoded by the exons ATG AATGTATCGGATGAAATGGAAAAATCGTGGGAACGATCATGGACTACAGAAGAAATGAGGAACAAGAGACAAGAATGGAGTCTGGCAGCTGATGCAGGATTATTAAAACATCTTCAACAATTTTCTGAA aATCTAGTGTCAAAAGCTAACAAGACTCAACAAGCTATAGATTCATTAACAACTCAATTAAGTGAGACTGcaataattatagataatgTAACCAATACTTCTTTGGCATTAGCCAATACTCAGTTTATTGAGAGTCGAGTACAAGAAGATGAtatagaaattgaaaaaaaaatagaagactTGCAAAAg gATTCTAAAGAGCAAGAACTCCCAACTACAGATCTTATTGCCAGTATAAGCGAAAGTATAAAACAAGGTTTAAGTATAATGgatgaaaagtataaaaggaTGGAAGTTATTGATAGCGATagtgaggatgaggatgatgCAAGATTTATGag TGTTATTTTGGGGCCATTTCAAGATCCATATCAAGATCGACCTTTGCCTTACGTCATTGGTTCAGATATATGGAATACTTCTAATAAAATTGGTTTAGAAAGCAGCAGCAGTGAATCTGAGCAAgtggacgaagaagaggatgaatcGGAAagtgataaagaagaagaaagaatacaaGAATCTTTCAATCCAAAAAACGAGCAAAACATAAATACCAGgttatcttcttctttgagCGAATcagaaaaatcgaacgatgtTTCGTACGTGAATCATGGAAAATTAGACAGTATATCTCAGAGTACTATGAGTTTTGCATCTGATTCTACGACTCCTATTAAGGATCCACCaaag GTCCAGGTTGCTAATGAGACACCTAACTTTGCCGAAGAACTAGCCAAGAGATTAGGTAGCGTTCGACAAGCTCAAAAGCCTCCGATAACGAATGAAACAAGAGAACcttctattaataaatttaaag aCGATCTATTTACTCCAGAGGATGAGGGTATAGAAGATTTCTTTAATGATAAACCCAACAATCTCTTtgacgataataaagaaatcttCGAAGATAATGTATCGACGAAATTATGGGAAAAACAACCtgtttttcaatcgaatattATTCCACCTAGTATGGATGTTCCACCACCTATCAGTACAATAT ctATGAAACCAAAATCAGCGATCGATGATTTATTCGCCGATGGAGATTCAGAAGATTCGGATGacattttttcatcgaaacaaCCTGTAAAAAGGATTACGAAGGATACTACATCAGAGAGCAAACAAGCTGTGAATACAGAAAATGTACAAAAGAAGTTCCTTGATGTTGTGATTGGCAAAACTGGTAAAACCAACTGGACAACTAGTACGCCAGAGTCCAACGTCGATGTCAATAATCTATTtagcgaggaagaagaagacgacaaTGATCTTTTTGCAACATCTAAAAAGCAGTCCAGTAAACCTATAGAAGAAACACAGAATCCTGCTAATTCGgagaataataacaaaaag AAAGCGGTAGATGATCTATCGATACTGGGTGGAATTTTGACCTCTTCCGTCGAGAATACATTATCGAGTAGAATACCACGTCGTCAATCATCCGATTCATCCAACAGCGACACAGAAGATGGATCGAGCAACGAACTTATATTCGCAGATAGTTCTATTGCAAGGGCAGAAAATTCAGGAAACTGGAACAGCGGTAACAGTAGTGGTATATCGATTCAACGTCACAGTATAAGCAGTACAACGATTAAAACGATGTC GACAGATGACGTATATACTTCGACTCGTTTAAATTCGGAAGAATTGTATCGTGAGAGATTTGTCAGCGATAGTCTTTTCGTGGCGAACACTTTGCATCGTCCGGAAGTTAATTCTACTTCCTTGAGGACGTCGAACAATCAATCGAACGTGGAGCAAACGACAGAGATTTCGACAGGATTGGACGATGTCTTCGAGAATAAGGATCTCTTTGGTCCACCACCTCTTCCTAAAGCAGATTCGAAGACGAACAAATCGAAGATCAATTCACTCTTCGATGAATCAGATTCAGGAGACGAACTTTTCTCTACGACTAGTTCTGGTTCAAGGTCACAAAAGAGTACAGACTTTTTAGCAACAACTCCTCAATATCCCGACAAAAATAGATCGTCCAATCGTAAGGGTCTTTTTGACGAGGACATCGACATTTTCGGTAACAAAGATTCACCAGACGTTGATATATTCGGAAATGTTTCGAAACCTTACAAAGATAACACGGTTGGTTCGAAAAGAGTCCTGGATATCGCGTCCGATAACTTTTCGGTCAATAAAATTCATAGTACGAACGTTTCGAGAGAGAGTAATATTACCAAAGCTTCGGTTAAGTCAGTaacaacgaagaagaggagtCTTTTCGATGACGAGGAAGATGATAACGTTGACGATTTGTTTGGAGCGAAGAATACGAGAGTCGAAAACAAAGTCGAGTCACAAGCTTTTGCCACCGATTCTGGAAACGATCTCTTTTCGACGAAACAACCGACGAAGACGATAGAGGTAATTGATAAGAAAGCTTTGTCTCgggaagaagaagcaaaagtgGAAGATGTTAAACGTCAGACAAGTCAAACTTTGTCAAAAAAGTCGTCGGAAGGAAGAGCCGATAACTTTTTAGCTACGTCTAGGCAGGAAGATAAAGGACAGGACAATCAGCGGAACGACGTCCTCTTTGAAGACGATGATTACGAGGATCTATTTgctaacgataaaaaagataagatcgAAGCGGAAGTGGAAAGTAAGGTAGAGAATATCGaggaatcgaatcgaatcgtatCGAAGGAAGAATCAGCTCAGGTAGATGTCAAGTCCTCTGATAAttttgatgataataatagcgtcgatattgaaaataaaaagcatcCACCGACAACGTTAAACATTCGTACCACCACACCGTCCTTAGCGGAAGATAATTCTCAAGTGCCACGCCGAGCAGTCTCAGGAAAAATCAAAGATCTTATGGGGAAAATGggtgatttaaaaattctttctcctACCGATACACCACCGTTGTGGAGAAAGAGCGAAGAGAAGACGGACGAAGAGGATGAGGTGATCGATAGGGACAGCGATGACGGAGGCTGCATCAGTACACAAATTCGAACTTTGTCAAcag aaaatgaaccGGCTCGGTCAACTAATGGTAATAGTAACGCCGAAACTGCGATTAGTTTTGATGTACCGGCACAAGTAGAAACACTGTTGACTGCCTCCaag AGTCGAGTGAGAATTCAAGCAAAACGTCGACCACAAAGTAGGCATGCACGACAATCCGCTCTCAGACAGAGTGGTTTAGATTTTGATACCATCGATACGGCCGAAAAGATTtctcaaaatgaaaattctgaTATTTCCAAAGAATCATCAAATTCAACGAGTCTTAGTGTTGTTCCTCCAAATGCTGATCGTTTGAGTTTATCCTCCTGCAATCTTCTGGATAATATTCCACGAAATGTTGAATTAAATCCTTCGATCGCTGACGATAAATCCGAACTTGGAAGTATTAGCAAAGAAAGTTCTATAAGCGTAAACAAAAATACCTTGTTGTCTCCATCAACCGACGAAGAAGATTTATTTGATGTACCACCAGATTTACCAGAGGATCCACAGAGAGAAGATACTTTGTTTGGACGAGCACCGATACTTTCACCTATTCAAAATGTCTTGCCTGATAGAGAACCTACATATGGTAGACCTTTGAGAGACACTATTATCGGTGGGAACGATGAAAATGGGAAAATTGTTAGAAAAGATTCGATGAAATCTGAAGTTAGTAAACATAATAATTCTATAGCTGATACTGATTTCGGCgtggagaatgaaaaaaagatagaagtaaGATCGAATGAGATCGAACGTTTTACGGAAGTTGAAAAGAATAGATCCGAAGAAATAAACGACTCGATAGAAACCACCAACGACGTGTTTGAACAAGAGTATCCGAAAGGACCTATAGATCCTTTGCGTGATAACAGCTACGATCCTTTAAAAGATCCGAGTCAATTATTTGCGTTTGTAACGAAAACTCCTTCGCCTGATAAAagtaaagatttattattttcggaTGACGATAGTCTTTTTAGCAGTGGATTTATCAAAACGAGGGAAGACGAATCGCTGAGAAAACACGTTTCAGATTTATTCGCGGACGATGCAAGCGGTGATCTGTTTTCGGTACCTTTAACAAAGTCCGTGAAAAAGCCTTTGAAAGATACCAAAATCAGTTTCTTTGATAAAGATTCGGATGGTCAGAACGATGAAGATGACAATTTATTTGGTTCCATCACGAAGAAGGTGTCGATCAAAAACGAACAACAAAAAAGCATTGCAGTGGCAAAGGTTTcacaaaagaaaatcaattttttccaAGACGATGACGGcaatgacaacgacgatgttAATAGTTTGTTCGCAGAGCAGTCAGTACAGGCTCAAAAAGTCGAATCATTCAAAGTATCTCAGCAATCTGGAAAACTTGAAAGTATTTCGTCCGTTGATGACAAACCTGTTAAAACTTCCAAATCGATCGACATATTTGGTGATCAGTCGAGTACGGAAGACGATATATTTGCTTCTATAAAACCAATTTCAAAAAAGGTAATACATACCAAGTCATTGTTCGCGGGTGACagtgacgacgatgataatgaattttttagtAAATCGTCTTCTTTGGTAGAATCCACGTCGAGCGAAAGTAGACCAATcgtaaaaaaatctattacgCGAGACCTTAAAAAAACGGCCGAAAAAATAGTCGAAGATCCATTAAGTATATTTCAAGATGATTAG
- the LOC122634583 gene encoding WASH complex subunit 2-like isoform X1, with amino-acid sequence MNVSDEMEKSWERSWTTEEMRNKRQEWSLAADAGLLKHLQQFSENLVSKANKTQQAIDSLTTQLSETAIIIDNVTNTSLALANTQFIESRVQEDDIEIEKKIEDLQKDSKEQELPTTDLIASISESIKQGLSIMDEKYKRMEVIDSDSEDEDDARFMSVILGPFQDPYQDRPLPYVIGSDIWNTSNKIGLESSSSESEQVDEEEDESESDKEEERIQESFNPKNEQNINTRLSSSLSESEKSNDVSYVNHGKLDSISQSTMSFASDSTTPIKDPPKVQVANETPNFAEELAKRLGSVRQAQKPPITNETREPSINKFKDDLFTPEDEGIEDFFNDKPNNLFDDNKEIFEDNVSTKLWEKQPVFQSNIIPPSMDVPPPISTISMKPKSAIDDLFADGDSEDSDDIFSSKQPVKRITKDTTSESKQAVNTENVQKKFLDVVIGKTGKTNWTTSTPESNVDVNNLFSEEEEDDNDLFATSKKQSSKPIEETQNPANSENNNKKKAVDDLSILGGILTSSVENTLSSRIPRRQSSDSSNSDTEDGSSNELIFADSSIARAENSGNWNSGNSSGISIQRHSISSTTIKTMSTDDVYTSTRLNSEELYRERFVSDSLFVANTLHRPEVNSTSLRTSNNQSNVEQTTEISTGLDDVFENKDLFGPPPLPKADSKTNKSKINSLFDESDSGDELFSTTSSGSRSQKSTDFLATTPQYPDKNRSSNRKGLFDEDIDIFGNKDSPDVDIFGNVSKPYKDNTVGSKRVLDIASDNFSVNKIHSTNVSRESNITKASVKSVTTKKRSLFDDEEDDNVDDLFGAKNTRVENKVESQAFATDSGNDLFSTKQPTKTIEVIDKKALSREEEAKVEDVKRQTSQTLSKKSSEGRADNFLATSRQEDKGQDNQRNDVLFEDDDYEDLFANDKKDKIEAEVESKVENIEESNRIVSKEESAQVDVKSSDNFDDNNSVDIENKKHPPTTLNIRTTTPSLAEDNSQVPRRAVSGKIKDLMGKMGDLKILSPTDTPPLWRKSEEKTDEEDEVIDRDSDDGGCISTQIRTLSTEENEPARSTNGNSNAETAISFDVPAQVETLLTASKSRVRIQAKRRPQSRHARQSALRQSGLDFDTIDTAEKISQNENSDISKESSNSTSLSVVPPNADRLSLSSCNLLDNIPRNVELNPSIADDKSELGSISKESSISVNKNTLLSPSTDEEDLFDVPPDLPEDPQREDTLFGRAPILSPIQNVLPDREPTYGRPLRDTIIGGNDENGKIVRKDSMKSEVSKHNNSIADTDFGVENEKKIEVRSNEIERFTEVEKNRSEEINDSIETTNDVFEQEYPKGPIDPLRDNSYDPLKDPSQLFAFVTKTPSPDKSKDLLFSDDDSLFSSGFIKTREDESLRKHVSDLFADDASGDLFSVPLTKSVKKPLKDTKISFFDKDSDGQNDEDDNLFGSITKKVSIKNEQQKSIAVAKVSQKKINFFQDDDGNDNDDVNSLFAEQSVQAQKVESFKVSQQSGKLESISSVDDKPVKTSKSIDIFGDQSSTEDDIFASIKPISKKVIHTKSLFAGDSDDDDNEFFSKSSSLVESTSSESRPIVKKSITRDLKKTAEKIVEDPLSIFQDD; translated from the exons ATG AATGTATCGGATGAAATGGAAAAATCGTGGGAACGATCATGGACTACAGAAGAAATGAGGAACAAGAGACAAGAATGGAGTCTGGCAGCTGATGCAGGATTATTAAAACATCTTCAACAATTTTCTGAA aATCTAGTGTCAAAAGCTAACAAGACTCAACAAGCTATAGATTCATTAACAACTCAATTAAGTGAGACTGcaataattatagataatgTAACCAATACTTCTTTGGCATTAGCCAATACTCAGTTTATTGAGAGTCGAGTACAAGAAGATGAtatagaaattgaaaaaaaaatagaagactTGCAAAAg gATTCTAAAGAGCAAGAACTCCCAACTACAGATCTTATTGCCAGTATAAGCGAAAGTATAAAACAAGGTTTAAGTATAATGgatgaaaagtataaaaggaTGGAAGTTATTGATAGCGATagtgaggatgaggatgatgCAAGATTTATGag TGTTATTTTGGGGCCATTTCAAGATCCATATCAAGATCGACCTTTGCCTTACGTCATTGGTTCAGATATATGGAATACTTCTAATAAAATTGGTTTAGAAAGCAGCAGCAGTGAATCTGAGCAAgtggacgaagaagaggatgaatcGGAAagtgataaagaagaagaaagaatacaaGAATCTTTCAATCCAAAAAACGAGCAAAACATAAATACCAGgttatcttcttctttgagCGAATcagaaaaatcgaacgatgtTTCGTACGTGAATCATGGAAAATTAGACAGTATATCTCAGAGTACTATGAGTTTTGCATCTGATTCTACGACTCCTATTAAGGATCCACCaaag GTCCAGGTTGCTAATGAGACACCTAACTTTGCCGAAGAACTAGCCAAGAGATTAGGTAGCGTTCGACAAGCTCAAAAGCCTCCGATAACGAATGAAACAAGAGAACcttctattaataaatttaaag aCGATCTATTTACTCCAGAGGATGAGGGTATAGAAGATTTCTTTAATGATAAACCCAACAATCTCTTtgacgataataaagaaatcttCGAAGATAATGTATCGACGAAATTATGGGAAAAACAACCtgtttttcaatcgaatattATTCCACCTAGTATGGATGTTCCACCACCTATCAGTACAATAT ctATGAAACCAAAATCAGCGATCGATGATTTATTCGCCGATGGAGATTCAGAAGATTCGGATGacattttttcatcgaaacaaCCTGTAAAAAGGATTACGAAGGATACTACATCAGAGAGCAAACAAGCTGTGAATACAGAAAATGTACAAAAGAAGTTCCTTGATGTTGTGATTGGCAAAACTGGTAAAACCAACTGGACAACTAGTACGCCAGAGTCCAACGTCGATGTCAATAATCTATTtagcgaggaagaagaagacgacaaTGATCTTTTTGCAACATCTAAAAAGCAGTCCAGTAAACCTATAGAAGAAACACAGAATCCTGCTAATTCGgagaataataacaaaaag AAAGCGGTAGATGATCTATCGATACTGGGTGGAATTTTGACCTCTTCCGTCGAGAATACATTATCGAGTAGAATACCACGTCGTCAATCATCCGATTCATCCAACAGCGACACAGAAGATGGATCGAGCAACGAACTTATATTCGCAGATAGTTCTATTGCAAGGGCAGAAAATTCAGGAAACTGGAACAGCGGTAACAGTAGTGGTATATCGATTCAACGTCACAGTATAAGCAGTACAACGATTAAAACGATGTC GACAGATGACGTATATACTTCGACTCGTTTAAATTCGGAAGAATTGTATCGTGAGAGATTTGTCAGCGATAGTCTTTTCGTGGCGAACACTTTGCATCGTCCGGAAGTTAATTCTACTTCCTTGAGGACGTCGAACAATCAATCGAACGTGGAGCAAACGACAGAGATTTCGACAGGATTGGACGATGTCTTCGAGAATAAGGATCTCTTTGGTCCACCACCTCTTCCTAAAGCAGATTCGAAGACGAACAAATCGAAGATCAATTCACTCTTCGATGAATCAGATTCAGGAGACGAACTTTTCTCTACGACTAGTTCTGGTTCAAGGTCACAAAAGAGTACAGACTTTTTAGCAACAACTCCTCAATATCCCGACAAAAATAGATCGTCCAATCGTAAGGGTCTTTTTGACGAGGACATCGACATTTTCGGTAACAAAGATTCACCAGACGTTGATATATTCGGAAATGTTTCGAAACCTTACAAAGATAACACGGTTGGTTCGAAAAGAGTCCTGGATATCGCGTCCGATAACTTTTCGGTCAATAAAATTCATAGTACGAACGTTTCGAGAGAGAGTAATATTACCAAAGCTTCGGTTAAGTCAGTaacaacgaagaagaggagtCTTTTCGATGACGAGGAAGATGATAACGTTGACGATTTGTTTGGAGCGAAGAATACGAGAGTCGAAAACAAAGTCGAGTCACAAGCTTTTGCCACCGATTCTGGAAACGATCTCTTTTCGACGAAACAACCGACGAAGACGATAGAGGTAATTGATAAGAAAGCTTTGTCTCgggaagaagaagcaaaagtgGAAGATGTTAAACGTCAGACAAGTCAAACTTTGTCAAAAAAGTCGTCGGAAGGAAGAGCCGATAACTTTTTAGCTACGTCTAGGCAGGAAGATAAAGGACAGGACAATCAGCGGAACGACGTCCTCTTTGAAGACGATGATTACGAGGATCTATTTgctaacgataaaaaagataagatcgAAGCGGAAGTGGAAAGTAAGGTAGAGAATATCGaggaatcgaatcgaatcgtatCGAAGGAAGAATCAGCTCAGGTAGATGTCAAGTCCTCTGATAAttttgatgataataatagcgtcgatattgaaaataaaaagcatcCACCGACAACGTTAAACATTCGTACCACCACACCGTCCTTAGCGGAAGATAATTCTCAAGTGCCACGCCGAGCAGTCTCAGGAAAAATCAAAGATCTTATGGGGAAAATGggtgatttaaaaattctttctcctACCGATACACCACCGTTGTGGAGAAAGAGCGAAGAGAAGACGGACGAAGAGGATGAGGTGATCGATAGGGACAGCGATGACGGAGGCTGCATCAGTACACAAATTCGAACTTTGTCAAcag aagaaaatgaaccGGCTCGGTCAACTAATGGTAATAGTAACGCCGAAACTGCGATTAGTTTTGATGTACCGGCACAAGTAGAAACACTGTTGACTGCCTCCaag AGTCGAGTGAGAATTCAAGCAAAACGTCGACCACAAAGTAGGCATGCACGACAATCCGCTCTCAGACAGAGTGGTTTAGATTTTGATACCATCGATACGGCCGAAAAGATTtctcaaaatgaaaattctgaTATTTCCAAAGAATCATCAAATTCAACGAGTCTTAGTGTTGTTCCTCCAAATGCTGATCGTTTGAGTTTATCCTCCTGCAATCTTCTGGATAATATTCCACGAAATGTTGAATTAAATCCTTCGATCGCTGACGATAAATCCGAACTTGGAAGTATTAGCAAAGAAAGTTCTATAAGCGTAAACAAAAATACCTTGTTGTCTCCATCAACCGACGAAGAAGATTTATTTGATGTACCACCAGATTTACCAGAGGATCCACAGAGAGAAGATACTTTGTTTGGACGAGCACCGATACTTTCACCTATTCAAAATGTCTTGCCTGATAGAGAACCTACATATGGTAGACCTTTGAGAGACACTATTATCGGTGGGAACGATGAAAATGGGAAAATTGTTAGAAAAGATTCGATGAAATCTGAAGTTAGTAAACATAATAATTCTATAGCTGATACTGATTTCGGCgtggagaatgaaaaaaagatagaagtaaGATCGAATGAGATCGAACGTTTTACGGAAGTTGAAAAGAATAGATCCGAAGAAATAAACGACTCGATAGAAACCACCAACGACGTGTTTGAACAAGAGTATCCGAAAGGACCTATAGATCCTTTGCGTGATAACAGCTACGATCCTTTAAAAGATCCGAGTCAATTATTTGCGTTTGTAACGAAAACTCCTTCGCCTGATAAAagtaaagatttattattttcggaTGACGATAGTCTTTTTAGCAGTGGATTTATCAAAACGAGGGAAGACGAATCGCTGAGAAAACACGTTTCAGATTTATTCGCGGACGATGCAAGCGGTGATCTGTTTTCGGTACCTTTAACAAAGTCCGTGAAAAAGCCTTTGAAAGATACCAAAATCAGTTTCTTTGATAAAGATTCGGATGGTCAGAACGATGAAGATGACAATTTATTTGGTTCCATCACGAAGAAGGTGTCGATCAAAAACGAACAACAAAAAAGCATTGCAGTGGCAAAGGTTTcacaaaagaaaatcaattttttccaAGACGATGACGGcaatgacaacgacgatgttAATAGTTTGTTCGCAGAGCAGTCAGTACAGGCTCAAAAAGTCGAATCATTCAAAGTATCTCAGCAATCTGGAAAACTTGAAAGTATTTCGTCCGTTGATGACAAACCTGTTAAAACTTCCAAATCGATCGACATATTTGGTGATCAGTCGAGTACGGAAGACGATATATTTGCTTCTATAAAACCAATTTCAAAAAAGGTAATACATACCAAGTCATTGTTCGCGGGTGACagtgacgacgatgataatgaattttttagtAAATCGTCTTCTTTGGTAGAATCCACGTCGAGCGAAAGTAGACCAATcgtaaaaaaatctattacgCGAGACCTTAAAAAAACGGCCGAAAAAATAGTCGAAGATCCATTAAGTATATTTCAAGATGATTAG
- the LOC122634595 gene encoding uncharacterized protein LOC122634595: protein MKSIFVFCGILFALCIFVLVEGDCEWYDGIYPVGEHIFNCSRFTCSESGSWYSVGCPLYMCEETIGYEEVDLNKPYPECCGGPICKDKTP from the exons ATGAAATCTATATTCGTATTTTGTGGAATATTATTTGCACTATGTATCTTCGTGCTAGTTGagg GAGATTGTGAGTGGTACGACGGAATATACCCAGTTGGTGAACACATTTTTAATTGTTCAAGATTCACCTGCAGTGAATCTGGCAGTTGGTATAGTGTCGG atgTCCACTGTATATGTGTGAAGAAACAATCGGATACGAAGAAGTAGATTTAAATAAACCTTATCCAGAATGTTGCGGAGGACCAATCTGTAAAGATAAGACACCCTAA